A stretch of DNA from Nocardioides sp. Arc9.136:
GGTGGGCCGACCGGGCGGGCGACGTGCCCGTCCTGGCCTGCTCGCTGCTGCCGCTGGGGGTGCGGTTCGCCGACCCGCTGCCGGCCGGCGTGCACGACGTCGGGGTGGAGGTGTGGTCCCAGCCGGACTCCTTCATCCCCTGGGACCCGCCGCAGGACGACGACCTCGCGCTTGCGCTCGCCGGCGACGAGGTGACCCAGGCCGCGCTCTGGAGCGCGGCCGCCGCCGGGAGTCTCCTCACCGACGGCGGCCGTCTCCTCTCGGAGGCGGACCCGGCTTCCCCACCGGGCATCGCCACCGTCACCGAGCCGCTCGCGAGGGGCGGCTCGCTGGTCCTGGTGGTCGGCGCCGACCGGGAGCGGCTCGAGGCGACGTACGCCGCCGAGCGCGCCACCGCCCGCTT
This window harbors:
- a CDS encoding TIGR03089 family protein, translating into MTTFATVLADLLRKEPGRPLVTFYDHATGERVELSVTTYANWVAKVSSLLVEEHDLARGDALRVDLPPHWLAPVFLGAAWNAGLVVTDADDADAVVCGPGGLGRWADRAGDVPVLACSLLPLGVRFADPLPAGVHDVGVEVWSQPDSFIPWDPPQDDDLALALAGDEVTQAALWSAAAAGSLLTDGGRLLSEADPASPPGIATVTEPLARGGSLVLVVGADRERLEATYAAERATARFPA